One genomic segment of Coregonus clupeaformis isolate EN_2021a unplaced genomic scaffold, ASM2061545v1 scaf3971, whole genome shotgun sequence includes these proteins:
- the LOC123490438 gene encoding protein 4.1-like yields the protein NSTFTVCIVLLSSQPNVVKTQTITISDVSNSLRGDVSNKEAPVVHTETKTITYESVQPIDSVAERDSGVLLSAQTITSETVSTTTTTQITKTVKGGISETRIEKRIVITGDTEIDHDKALAQAIKEAKEQHPDMSVTRVVVHQETEITPD from the exons AACTCAACATTCACTGTGTGTATTGTCCTTCTTTCCTCACAGCCTAACGTGGTGAAGACACAGACAATCACCATCTCAGACGTGTCTAACTCCCTGCGAGGAGACGTCTCTAACAAGGAGGCCCCCGTCGTGCACACTGAGACCAAGACCATTACCTATGAGTCAGTGCAG CCCATAGACAGCGTGGCAGAGAGGGACTCCGGAGTGCTGCTGAGTGCCCAGACCATCACCTCAGAGACAGTCAGTACAACCACCACCACTCAGATCACAAAG acgGTGAAAGGAGGGATCTCAGAGACTCGCATTGAGAAGAGGATTGTTATAACTGGGGACACAGAGATCGATCACGATAAG GCTCTGGCCCAGGCCATCAAGGAGGCGAAGGAGCAGCACCCGGACATGTCTGTGACCAGAGTGGTGGTGCACCAGGAAACAGAGAtcaccccagattaa